Proteins co-encoded in one Lineus longissimus chromosome 11, tnLinLong1.2, whole genome shotgun sequence genomic window:
- the LOC135496134 gene encoding uncharacterized protein LOC135496134: MLKELKNLIQKGSGWKFLEVTKIELHTVKYQPLSGSSYIPLPKQIQRKKAVINVQNTDQLCFRYSVEAALLNIPKNTERVANYNRPEFDHMFKGLDYPVTLKDIDKFEKNNPGLGVNVFTFIPRQVVFKKGEETTIYPARVSERILAEDKYINLLHYKEDDTSENESMEAVKDNANYHYAWIKNFSRLVSASHSKHDGRSKLMQSSLANLAKNLPNQQMKNLATKFNGEHFDLVTRKGVDPYEWVDSHEKFQSQQLPSIEEFYSTFNNTKISQEEYLHAQHVWDKFNCQTFQEYHKLYLETDVLLLADIIENFRQTCMNIYNLDPAFFFTSPGLSWQAMLKMTKVEIELLTDVDMYNFFELGIRGGVCQASHRYGKANNPLLKDYDENQPTSYITYVDANNLYGVAMGQDLPVRNFKWMSQTDFNKWQDIPCTLEVDLEYPKHLHNLHNDYPLAPEHKNDKLIPNLQDKKNYIVHHKILKFYLCQGLKLTKIHRGVSYEESSFLKEYIDFNTSQRANAKNDFEKDFFKLMNNAIFGKTMESVRRRKDITLATTADQLRKLVNSNNYTSHKIFCKDVVMVERQKAEVYLNKPIFMGQAILDLSKEHMYDFHYSHMMKKYGHKAQLLYTDTDSLVYNIQTDDIYKDMQKDAHLYDFSNFPKDHELFSDVN, from the exons ATGCTTAAGGAACTGAAAAATCTTATCCAGAAAGGTTCAGGATGGAAATTTTTAGAAGTGACCAAGATTGAGCTGCACACTGTCAAATATCAACCACTTTCAGGATCCTCCTATATTCCTTTACCCAAACAGATTCAAAGGAAAAAAGCGGTGATCAATGTACAAAATACTGATCAGCTTTGCTTCAGATACTCTGTTGAAGCCGCCTTGTTAAATATTCCAAAGAACACAGAACGTGTAGCAAATTACAACCGACCTGAATTCGATCACATGTTCAAAGGTCTTGACTATCCAGTTACTCtcaaagatattgacaaatttgagaagaacAATCCTGGCCTTGGAGTCAATGTGTTTACATTTATCCCTAGACAGGTGGTCTTCAAAAAGGGTGAAGAAACTACCATTTACCCAGCTAGAGTCTCTGAAAGAATTCTAGCGGAAGACAAGTACATCAATCTCCTACATTACAAAGAAGATGATACATCAGAAAATGAGAGCATGGAAGCTGTCAAAGACAATGCTAATTACCATTATGCGTGGATCAAAAATTTCTCAAGGCTTGTATCTGCCTCACATTCAAAACATGATGGCAGGTCAAA GTTAATGCAGTCTTCACTAGCAAATCTAGCTAAGAATTTgcctaatcagcaaatgaaaaatttagCTACAAAATTTAATGGTGAACACTTTGACCTCGTAACAAGAAAAGGTGTTGATCCGtatgaatgggttgactcaCACGAAAAATTTCAGAGTCAACAGTTACCATCCATTGAAGAATTTTATTCCACCTTTAACAACACCAAAATTTCCCAAGAGGAGTACCTACATGCCCAACATGTGTGGGATAAGTTCAACTGTCAAACCTTCCAAGAATATCACAAGTTATACCTTGAAACCGATGTTCTACTCCTAGCTGACATTATTGAAAACTTTAGACAGACCTGCATGAACATCTATAATTTAGACCCCGCATTCTTCTTCACATCTCCAGGTCTGTCATGGCAAGCGATGCTTAAAATGACGAAGGTTGAAATCGAACTCCTCACAGATGTGGACATGTACAATTTCTTCGAATTAGGTATTCGTGGAGGAGTAtgtcaagcaagtcacagatatggcaaagcaaataatccactcctgaaagactatgatgaaaatcaacctacaagttaCATCACCTATGTTGATGCTAACAACTTGTATGGTGTCGCCATGGGTCAAGATTTACCAGTTAGAAATTTCAAATGGATGTCTCAAACTGACTTTAATAAATGGCAAGACATCCCGTGCACACTTGAGGTTGATTTAGAATATCCTAAGCATTTACACAATTTGCACAATGACTATCCTCTTGCCCCTGAGCACAAAAATGACAAGCTCATTCCTAACCTGCAAGACAAGAAAAATTATATTGTACATCACAAGATCTTGAAGTTCTATTTGTGTCAAGGTCTCAAACTGACAAAGATCCACAGAGGTGTAAGTTACGAAGAGTCTAGCTTCTTGAAAGAATACATTGACTTCAACACAAGTCAACGCGCAAATGCCAAAAATGACTTCGAaaaagacttcttcaaattgatgaacaatgcgaTATTTGGCAAAACTATGGAATCAGTCAGACGTAGAAAAGACATTACTTTAGCTACAACTGCTGatcagcttcgaaaattagtcaataGTAACAACTACACATCGCACAAAATCTTCTGCAAAGATGTAGTCATGGTAGAACGTCAAAAAGCAGAGGTCTATCTCAATAAGCCAATATTTATGGGACAGGCCATTTTAGACCTCTCTAAAGAGCATATGTATGACTTCCACTACAGTCAcatgatgaaaaagtatggaCACAAAGCACAACTGCTGTACACTGACACTGACTCACTAGTCTATAACATACAGACTGATGATATctacaaagacatgcagaaagatGCTCACTTGTATGACTTCTCTAATTTTCCAAAAGATCATGAGTTGTTTTCAGATGTCAATTAG